The sequence below is a genomic window from Cryptosporidium parvum Iowa II chromosome 6, whole genome shotgun sequence.
tGGATCTAAAATCtgtatattttttaatttatcatcatcattttgaatatacTTTTCAGATATAAGTGGATCTGGCAACAAGTCTAGATCAAAGATTCTACTAATCACTTTTGCGTACATTGAATAAGATTTACTATTGGATGACCACCTTCTTCTAGTAAATATGGCTTTAATAATGTTCCATATGTATGTAAATATACTTTCTTGTTCTTTTTCTGGTAGAAAGTCTGACAAAAAGTGTTCTAATGTACGTGTTGCATTAATAGGATGAATGTTTCCTACAAATACACCTTTAagattgaattttttaaaataaaaaataactaattcaataaaatcaaCATAGCTTAACTCATTGattgattttaataattttgagtTAGATTGGTCTTGATTATAGAAAAGTTGATTATATAgtgaaatataaatatttttaatctgattattttgagaagaaataatttcatatttaatCTCTTTAATTGCATCATTAAAGCTCTCTTCATCCGTTGATATAAGATTATTTAAGATTTTCgaaattttattaagttCATAATCTGCAATATTATATGAATTAGAGTCAATTCCGATTGTTAATGAGAGTGGAGCCCAGGTATctatagaaaaaaaattaagatcAATAGTGAAACGACTTATATCATTTGATTTAACCAGGTTATACTGTTTTTTAATtagtatttgaataattttagtGTAAAGATAAATAAACTGTGATTTTTTTagagaaaagaaaatgaaagtCATCATTTAATGT
It includes:
- a CDS encoding telomeric insulinase-like protease with signal peptide, yielding MMTFIFFSLKKSQFIYLYTKIIQILIKKQYNLVKSNDISRFTIDLNFFSIDTWAPLSLTIGIDSNSYNIADYELNKISKILNNLISTDEESFNDAIKEIKYEIISSQNNQIKNIYISLYNQLFYNQDQSNSKLLKSINELSYVDFIELVIFYFKKFNLKGVFVGNIHPINATRTLEHFLSDFLPEKEQESIFTYIWNIIKAIFTRRRWSSNSKSYSMYAKVISRIFDLDLLPDPLISEKYIQNDDDKLKNIQILDPLSLNNRSKFFIFMQRNSSFETINGVYLDVFIGNNSIKNQVNSQVLQSIICSQLDEVFYNENNIAYKVNFEINTHAESVVARINIQSREHIQILSENILQFWKSYFHPNSTYITPEIFEKSKKSVEAIYINFEFIKDIAYDFNYKILKKNISGHFNSWLSIEFLSFKKFMEWFEQIYFNSVLFLYAIQTNHHENKLDQIQKYLPFNFTRLDHTKKSLFEIEEIKTYSQLKFMKDE